The following proteins are encoded in a genomic region of Columba livia isolate bColLiv1 breed racing homer unplaced genomic scaffold, bColLiv1.pat.W.v2 Scaffold_244, whole genome shotgun sequence:
- the LOC135578040 gene encoding olfactory receptor 14C36-like — DMGSISTIVPKSMANSLWDTRAISYSGCAVQVFLFLFFISAEFYLLTIMSYDRYVAICKPLHYGTLLGSRACVHMAAAAWATGFLNALLHTANTFSLPLCKGNALGQFFCEIPQILKLSCSHSYLRELGIIVFSLLIGFGCFVFIVVSYVQILRAVLRIPSEQGRHKAFSTCLPHLAVLSLFISTVMFAYLKPPSISSPSLDLLVSVLYSVVPPAVNPLIYSMRNQELKDALKF, encoded by the exons gacatgggctccatctccactattgtccccaagtccatggctaattccctctgggacaccagagccatttcctattcaggttgtgctgtgcaggtctttctgtttttgttcttcatttcagcagagttttatctcctcaccatcatgtcctatgaccgctacgttgccatctgcaaacccctgcactacgggaccctcctgggcagcagagcttgtgtccacatggcagcagctgcctgggccactgggtttctcaatgctctgttgcacacggccaatacattttcactgcccctgtgcaagggcaatgccctgggccagttcttctgtgaaatcccccagatcctcaagctctcctgctcacactcctacctcagggaacttgggatTATTGTGTTTAGTCTGTTAATCggttttggctgttttgtgttcattgtggtgtcctatgtgcagatcttgagggccgtgctgaggatcccctctgagcagggacggcacaaagccttttccacctgcctccctcacctggccgtgctctccctgttcatcagcactgtcatgtttgcctacctgaaacccccctccatctcctccccatccctggacctgctggtgtcagttctgtactcagtggttcctccagcagtgaaccccctcatctacagcatgaggaaccaggagctcaaggatgccttgAAG tTTTAG